The Magnolia sinica isolate HGM2019 chromosome 9, MsV1, whole genome shotgun sequence genome contains a region encoding:
- the LOC131255795 gene encoding uncharacterized protein LOC131255795 isoform X3 produces the protein MSSLMQLHLKPGGTPVYSTCSIDPEENEERVAAFLLKHPEFTIDLADRYIPPDLVTDKGFFFSSPVKHHLDGSFAARLVQSVDHKMNPG, from the exons ATGAGCTCCTTGATGCAGCTTCATT TGAAGCCTGGAGGGACACCAGTGTACAGTACTTGTTCTATTGATCCTGAAGAGAATGAGGAGAGAGTGGCTGCCTTTCTCCTCAAGCATCCG GAGTTCACTATAGATCTTGCTGATAGGTACATCCCACCTGATCTTGTTACGGACAAAGGGTTCTTCTTCTCCAGCCCAGTCAAACATCATCTTGATGGATCATTTGCGGCCCGCCTGGTCCAATCTGTAGACCACAAGATGAACCCTGG ATAG
- the LOC131255795 gene encoding uncharacterized protein LOC131255795 isoform X2, with product MLLVLDWVSSPRLVKPGGTPVYSTCSIDPEENEERVAAFLLKHPEFTIDLADRYIPPDLVTDKGFFFSSPVKHHLDGSFAARLVQSVDHKMNPG from the exons ATGCTCCTTGTTCTGGATTGGGTGTCCTCTCCAAG ATTAGTGAAGCCTGGAGGGACACCAGTGTACAGTACTTGTTCTATTGATCCTGAAGAGAATGAGGAGAGAGTGGCTGCCTTTCTCCTCAAGCATCCG GAGTTCACTATAGATCTTGCTGATAGGTACATCCCACCTGATCTTGTTACGGACAAAGGGTTCTTCTTCTCCAGCCCAGTCAAACATCATCTTGATGGATCATTTGCGGCCCGCCTGGTCCAATCTGTAGACCACAAGATGAACCCTGG ATAG
- the LOC131255795 gene encoding uncharacterized protein LOC131255795 isoform X1 encodes MSMMSSLLCMLTFVFFLKRYPRSLIKFCWMLLVLDWVSSPRLVKPGGTPVYSTCSIDPEENEERVAAFLLKHPEFTIDLADRYIPPDLVTDKGFFFSSPVKHHLDGSFAARLVQSVDHKMNPG; translated from the exons ATGTCAATGATGTCATCACTATTGTGCATGCTGACCTTCGTATTTTTTCT GAAAAGATATCCAAGAAGTTTGATAAAGTTTTGTTGGATGCTCCTTGTTCTGGATTGGGTGTCCTCTCCAAG ATTAGTGAAGCCTGGAGGGACACCAGTGTACAGTACTTGTTCTATTGATCCTGAAGAGAATGAGGAGAGAGTGGCTGCCTTTCTCCTCAAGCATCCG GAGTTCACTATAGATCTTGCTGATAGGTACATCCCACCTGATCTTGTTACGGACAAAGGGTTCTTCTTCTCCAGCCCAGTCAAACATCATCTTGATGGATCATTTGCGGCCCGCCTGGTCCAATCTGTAGACCACAAGATGAACCCTGG ATAG